The sequence aagcgatgcttagacagtttttgaaaatattttgaattggtgaaagtggaagctaaaaactatttttttcggggcCACCCTATCTATATTTAGTAATTTTgacataaaacattacctatatgagataaaataaatgtttttttaagcaaaaatgcttagaattaaattttctataactttgtagaagaatatgatctcctaactcaaaaggttaaaaaatagatttacaaaaaaatttacaaaagagccaccctaatggcaaCTAACACCAAAAATAaatcttttcttgtagatcatttcttctgaagacgtcataACTCTAGCATCGATAGTTTTCGAGTTATAGATTTATCcattccgaccattgtgcagctgttgggagaaccatccatcgttcacaccgcgaaaatcggaggactgcggtgggccgggcacgtatccagattgtcggacagtaatctggtgaaaaaggttctcgacaacaatccgacgggaaccagaaggcgaggtgcacagcgggcaaggtgtaTCGATCAGGTGGCgtacgatttgcggaccctccgcagactgcgtggttggtgagtgcagccatggaccgagttgaatggagaagacttctatgtattgcacaggccactccggccttagtctgataacaaataaaaaatataaaatgtatATGTAATGAACTATCTCTGGTGGTTTATAGATCCGGGATGAAGGTTTCAGTGGGCAACGGATGTTTTTCTGTTTCCAAATAAGGgcgatcattttttatttagaaGTTCATCTAAAAAGCATTTATATATTATTCGGTTTTAGAATAGACTTCTAGTATGAATTTACCATTTTTAATATAA comes from Armigeres subalbatus isolate Guangzhou_Male chromosome 2, GZ_Asu_2, whole genome shotgun sequence and encodes:
- the LOC134214268 gene encoding uncharacterized protein LOC134214268, with the protein product MSCIIKKRLRPEWPVQYIEVFSIQLGPWLHSPTTQSAEGPQIVRHLIDTPCPLCTSPSGSRRIVVENLFHQITVRQSGYVPGPPQSSDFRGVNDGWFSQQLHNGRNG